The following coding sequences lie in one Arachis ipaensis cultivar K30076 chromosome B03, Araip1.1, whole genome shotgun sequence genomic window:
- the LOC110269608 gene encoding probable basic-leucine zipper transcription factor D, translated as MSSIGKTPSSNEESGWTKYFEEFFSNKNGNNDYDNDEEDHNNNNNNCYSSIMVSDAASSSAPKRLSNYNKKPHEKEFPLKMSFNNNNKNFKTPLLDDDASLQDTATSPLTTSKVLYGNQFEKPKQMEDLKVEIRFN; from the exons ATGAGTTCCATTGGGAAAACCCCTTCTTCCAATGAAGAGAGTGGTTGGACTAAGTACTTTGAAGAATTCTTTAGCAACAAAAATGGTAATAATGATTATGATAATGATGAAGAGGaccacaataacaataataataattgttattCTTCTATTATGGTCTCTGATGCTGCTTCTTCTTCGGCTCCTAAAAGATTATCTAACTATAATAAAAAACCTCATGAAAAGGAGTTTCCTTTGAAAATgagtttcaacaacaacaacaagaatttCAAAACACCTTTGCTTGATGATGATGCTTCTTTGCAAGATACTGCAACTTCTCCTCTCACTACTTCCAAG GTTTTGTATGGAAACCAGTTTGAGAAGCCAAAACAAATGGAAGATTTAAAGGTGGAGATCAGGTTCAACTGA